The segment CCAGTTCGGTACCGTCCATGTGGGTCACGACGTGCGATCCGGCGACCGCGAAGGCGGCCTCCTGAATCCACTCCCGGACCTGCTGCTGCATCACGTTGTAGTCGGCATACGCCTGATACGCCTCGAGCATCGCGAACTCCGGAGAGTGCGTGGAGTCCATGCCCTCATTCCGGAAGTTGCGGTTGATCTCGAAGACGCGCTCGATGCCGCCGACCACGGCTCGCTTCAAAAACAGTTCCGGCGCGATCCGCAGATAAAGATCCGTATCCAGTGCGTTGCTGTGCGTCACAAAGGGGCGGGCCGTGGCGCCCCCGTGCAGCAACTGCAACATGGGCGTTTCCACCTCGAGATAATTGCGGCGGAACAGCGACTCACGGAGGCTACGGACCACCGCAGCACGAGTACGCACCATGTCCCGGGCCTGCGGGCGGACGATCAGATCGACATAGCGTTGGCGTACCCGGGTCTCTTCGGAAAGCGGCTTGTGCGCGACCGGAAGCGGGCGCAGCGCCTTGGCGCTCATGGTCCAGGAATCGGCGAGCACGGACAGTTCGCCGCGGCGACTGGTGATCACTTCGCCGGTGACCGCGACCAGGTCGCCCAGGTCGACCGCGCGCTTCCACTCCTCCAGCGAATCCGCGCCGACCTTGTCCAGCGAGAACATCGCCTGGAGCTCGGTGCCGTCGCCGGCTCGCAGGGTGGCGAAGCAGAGCTTCCCACCGTTGCGCACGAAGATCACCCGGCCGGTGACCGAGACCTGGTCACCACTGGCGGTGTCGGTCGGCAGGTCGGCGTACCTGACCCGGATCTCGGCCAGCTCGGCGGTCCGGGGGACGTTGACCGGGTAGGGCGCCACGCCCTCGGCCAGGAGCCGGTCCCGCTTCGCCCGGCGGACCCGCATCTGCTCGGGAAGGTCCTCGGCGGGGTCGACGGCTGGCGTGTTCTGCTCGGTCACGGCAAGACTTCCTGTGGAGTGGAGCGGAAAGGTCCTGGAAAGCGTACTCAGCCGTTCTCAGACGTTCCGCTCATATACCATCCGCAGCCCGATCAGCGTGATCATCGGCTCGTGCGCGGTGATCGTGCGGCACTCGTCCTTCACCAGCCAGGCCAGACCGCCGGTGGCGATCACCGCCCGGACCGGCCCGATCTCCTCGATCATCCG is part of the Actinoplanes sp. NBC_00393 genome and harbors:
- the lysS gene encoding lysine--tRNA ligase is translated as MTEQNTPAVDPAEDLPEQMRVRRAKRDRLLAEGVAPYPVNVPRTAELAEIRVRYADLPTDTASGDQVSVTGRVIFVRNGGKLCFATLRAGDGTELQAMFSLDKVGADSLEEWKRAVDLGDLVAVTGEVITSRRGELSVLADSWTMSAKALRPLPVAHKPLSEETRVRQRYVDLIVRPQARDMVRTRAAVVRSLRESLFRRNYLEVETPMLQLLHGGATARPFVTHSNALDTDLYLRIAPELFLKRAVVGGIERVFEINRNFRNEGMDSTHSPEFAMLEAYQAYADYNVMQQQVREWIQEAAFAVAGSHVVTHMDGTELDLGGEWAQITLFGSVSEALGEEVTVQTDLAQLQRYAEKVQLSVDPKWSAGKLAEELFEHLVQPTLQAPTFVRDYPEETAPLTAPHRETPGLTEKWDLYVGGFELATAYSELVDPVIQRERLQAQSLLAAGGDAEAMQLDEDFLRAMEYGMPPTGGMGMGIDRLLMALTGLGIRETILFPLVRPE